In Pseudoclavibacter sp. Marseille-Q3772, the sequence CAGAGATTGCGGACGGTACCGTCCAGATTGTCTCGCTCGCCCGTGAGGCGGGGCACCGCACCAAGATCGCGGTGCGCGCGACGGAACCCGGCATCAACGCCAAGGGCGCCTGCATCGGTGAATTGGGAGCGCGTGTGCGTGCGGTCACCAACGAACTTGAGGGTGAGAAGATCGACATCGTTGACTACTCGGACGACCTGGCTGAGTTCGTTGCCAATTCCCTGAGCCCGGCCAAGGTATCGAGTTCGTTTGTGCTTGATGCTGGGGCGAAAGCGGTTCGCGCTCTGGTCCCGGACTTCCAGCTCTCATTGGCAATTGGTAAAGAGGGGCAGAACGCTCGCTTGGCGGCGAAGCTCACGGGCGCGCGCATCGACATTCAGCCCGATAGCGTGATGGAAGACGGACATTAAGTCGGCCTCCAGTAGTATGGATCCAGTACGAACGTGCATTGGGTGTCGTTCGCGTGCCAATAAGGCCGGGCTGATCCGGGTGGCAATTAACGGCTCTGAGTTAGTTATTGACCATCGAGGGTGCATGCCGGGGCGCGGTGCGTGGCTGCATCCGACTGCTTCTTGTATTGAAACTGCGCTGGAGCGGAGACAGTTCCGCAGAGCGTTTCGCTCGGGAGCAGTGAATGAACATGCTGTGCACGAGTACCTCAAACAAGTCAAAGTAAAGGTTGTTGATCGGACCATGGACCAGTCATGAGTGGCTCACGATGAGGCTCAACCGATAATTTGTCTGCCCTAATCGGGGCAGACCCGATTAGGAGAAATGTGGCTAAACCACGCGTACACGAAATCGCCGCCGAAATGGGCGTCGAATCAAAGGTCGCGCTGAAGACCCTGCAAGAAATGGGTGAGTTCGTTAAGACGGCTTCGTCGAGTGTCGAACCACCGGTTGCCCGCCGCCTGCGCGACGAGCTAAAGCGGCGCGCGGCAGAGCAGGACTCGGGCGGATCGCAAGCAGCTGGCGATAAGGCCAAGCCCGCTGCCCCGAAGAAGGCGACTCCGAAACCGTCGCCCGCAAAGGCAGCAAAGCCCGCGGCACGTAAGACTGCAGCAAAGCCGGCACCAAAAGCGACGCCGAAGACGGCGGGTGCGGCGCCGAGCCGTACCGCGGCAAAACCGGTGGCGACCCCGCAGCCGCCTTCACGTTCCGCTGTCGCCCCAACTCCCACCCCCAAACCCGGGGCCGCTGGTGCTGAAGCTGGCAAACCCGGTCCGAAGCCTGGTGCCGCGGCAAAGCCTGCTGCACCGAAGCCCAGCACCGATGCTCGGAGCACCGGTGGCACTGCGCCGAAACCGGGAGCAGTGCCCAAGCCGGGAGCAGCGCCGAAGCCCGGTGGTAACAACATTCCTCGCCCGCGCGGACCGCGCCCGGGCAACAACCCGTTCGCATCAAGCCAGGGGATGGGACGCCCGCGTCCCGGCAACAACCCGTTCAGCTCGAAGCAGAGCTCTGGTCAGGGCGGCGCTCCGCGTCCCGGTGGCCCACGGCCGGGCCCGCGTCCCGGCGGTGCGCCGCGCGGTGGAGCCCCGGCACGCCCGGGACAGCCGCGTGTGCTTCCCGGAGAGCGTCCCCAGGGCGGCGGCGGCGGTGGCCGCGGCCGTGGCGGCGGTGGATTTGGCGGTCGCCCAGGTGGCCGTCCCGGTCCCGGCGGACGTCGCGGCGGTACTGCCGGTGCATTCGGTCGTGGCGGCGGAAAATCAAAGTCGCGGAAGTCGAAGCGGGCCAAGCGCGCCGAATTTGAGATGCGGGAAGCACCGTCAATTGGCGGTGTGAAGGTTCCTCGCGGGTCAGGCGATACCAAGATCCGTCTTCGCCGTGGCGCTTCCATCTCAGACTTTGCGGACAAGATCAATGCATCGCCCGGCGACCTGGTCACTGTGCTGTTCCACCTTGGTGAAATGGCTACAGCAACCGAATCGCTGGACGAAGCAACGTTCGAGATTCTCGGTGAGGAGCTCGGCTACAAGATCGAGATCGTTTCACCGGAAGACGAAGACCGCGAGCTGCTCGAAGCATTCGACATTGACCTCGAAGGCGAAGAAGCAGAAGAAGACGATGACATGCTTGAGGCCAGGCCTCCGGTGGTCACCGTTATGGGTCACGTCGACCACGGTAAGACCCGTTTGCTCGATGCCGTTCGCCGTGCGAACGTGCAGGGCGGCGAAGCCGGTGGTATTACCCAGCACATCGGTGCCTACCAGGTATGGGGAGAGCACGAGGGAGTCCACCGCGCGATTACGTTCCTTGACACTCCCGGTCACGAAGCCTTCACGGCGATGCGTGCTCGCGGTGCCAACGTCACCGACGTGGCGATTCTCGTTGTTGCCGCAGATGACGGCATCATGCCGCAAACCATCGAAGCGCTTAACCACGCGAAGGCCGCGGATGTGCCGATCGTGGTTGCCGTAAACAAGATCGACGCGGACGGTGCAAACCCGGACAAGGTTCGCGCACAGCTCACCGAGTACGATCTGATCGCTGAGGAGTACGGCGGCGACACGATGTTCGTTAACGTCTCCGCGAAGACCGGTGACGGTGTGCGTGACGTAATCGACGCTGTGCTGCTCACAGCCGATGCGGCCCTGGAGTTGCGGGCGAACCCGAACAAGCTCGCTCGCGGTACCGCCATTGAAGCGAAGCTGGACAAGGGGCGTGGTTCGGTTGCTACCGTCCTCATCCAGTCCGGAACGCTTCGTGTGGGTGACTCGATTGTCGCCGGCACCGCCTATGGTCGCGTCCGCGCCATGCTCGATGAGAATGGCGAAGCTGTTGAAGAGGCGCTGCCATCACGTCCGGTGCAGGTACAGGGTCTGAGCTCGGTTCCCCGTGCAGGTGACACGTTCATCGTGACCGAGGACGACCGTACAGCCCGCCAGATTGCCGAGAAGCGTGAAGCCGCTGAGCGTAACGCTCAGCTCGCGAAGGCTCGTAAGCGCATGTCGCTCGAGGACTTCACCCGCGCACTCGAAGAAGGCAAGGTTCAGTCCCTCAACCTCATCCTTAAGGGTGATGTCTCCGGTGCCGTCGAAGCCCTGGAAGACTCGCTGCTCAAGATCGAGGTCGATGAGACCGTTCAGCTGCGCATCATCCACCGCGCGGTGGGTGCCATTAGCGAGTCGGACGTCAACCTGGCAACGATTGATAATGCGGTGATCATCGGCTTCAACGTGCGACCAGACCAGAAGGCTCGTGTTGCCGCGAACAACGAGGGTGTCGACATCCGCTACTACTCGGTCATTTACGATGCGATCGAAGATATCGAGAAGTCGCTTAAGGGAATGCTCGAGCCCGAGTATGAGGAAGTGCAATCGGGTGTCGCGGAAATCCGCGAGATCTTCCGCTCTTCCAAGTTCGGCAATATCGCCGGTTGTGTGGTTGCATCCGGAACGATCACTCGCAACGCCAAGGCGCGGATCGTCCGCGAGGGTACGGTCGTTGCCGATGGCCTCGCGATCGAGTCACTACGCCGGTTCAAGGATGATGTGACCGAAGTACGCGAAGGCTACGAGTGTGGTATCGGACTCGGTAAGTTCAACGACATTCAGGTCGGCGACGAGATCGAGACCACGGAAATGGTGGAGAAGCCCCGTGACTGATCACGCACGCGCCGCAAGGCTCGCCGAGCGCATCCACGTGCTCGTGGCGAAGCTGCTGGAGCGAGGAATCAAAGACCCTCGGCTCGGCTTCGTCACGATCACCGATGTACGGGTAACCGGAGACCTCCAGCATGCGAAGGTCTACTACACGGTGTACGGCAGTGAGCAGGAGCTCGCTGATAGTGCGGCAGCGCTGAAGAGCGCAACCGGCCGCATCCGCTCCGAAGTCGGCAAGAACCTCGGGATTCGTCTCACGCCTACATTGGAGTTTGTCCACGATGCGCTGCCAGAAAACGCGCAGCAGATCGATTCCCTGCTCGATCAGGCGAGGGCGGCGGATGCGAAACTCGCGCAGGAGCGTACCGGTAAGCAGTACGCGGGCGAGGCAGATCCGTACCGAGATACCGAAGCAGACGCCTAAGTACCGATGATGCGTGGGGTAGGAGCCGTTGAGGTTTCTACCCCACGCGCTTGGTTGTGAGCCAGCATTCTCTCTGGCGATTGCTAGGGAGTGGAGCCGAGGTGAACGTGACCATTCGCATCCGTCGAGATCAAACCGTCACGCTCGAGCGTGGAGAGAATTTCGCTGGCGTCGAATTGCTGCTGGTAGGAAAGCACGTCTACCACTGCAGGCTTCGAGACGCCGTTGGGCATTTCGCGAAGTAACGCCATCACCTTTCCGCGCGCCTCGCGTGCTGAACCGACGAATCGAGCACTCGCTCGTTTCGGTCGCTGAGTGGATGCGGGTTTGCCATTTCGTTGCCAAGCACACTGGCTCACGATGGGGCAGTGCTCGCATTGCGGTGCCTTCGCGCGGCAGATCAATGCGCCCAACTCCATGGCGGCTGCATTCCAGACTGCCGCCTGTTCGCCGGTTTCAGGAAGCGCCAGCGCCATCGCCCGCGAGTCTTTGGGCATGCTGGGTGACCACGCATCCGCCTGCCCGCACACTGCGCGAGCGAGAACTCGCCGAACATTGGTATCGACCGCGCCGATACGCATCCGGTAGGCAAATGAAGCAACCGCTCCCGCCGTATATTCGCCGATGCCGGGGAGCGTGCGCAGCTGCGCCGGATCGCTGGGTACTGCGCCACCGTACTCCTGCGTAATTGTGATCGCACACCGGCGCAGTGCCAGGGCACGGCGCGGGTACCCCAGGCGGTCCCAGAACGCGAGAATTGCTGCATCGGTATCTGCCGCCAAGGCTGCCGGCCTCGGCCAGCGTTCCATGAACTCGAGCCATTTCGGTACGACACGGGTGATCTGTGTCTGGTGGCTGAGGATCTCGCTCACCAGGATGCCCCAAGGCGAAGTGCCGGGTTCGCGCCAGGGGAGCGGGCGAGCATCCTTTCGAAACCATTCGCAGGCAGTGTCGACCAGCGAGCGGATGCGAGTGCTCTCGGCATGCTGTTCGGCGATTCGGTCGCCGCTAGCAGTGCGTTGAGTAGCCATGACAGCCAGCGTAGCTCGGGTCGATCGAGCATATTCGTAATAGACTGATCCATCGATGTCCAGCGTTACATTCGGTCCGCACGGCCTGCTTCTCATCGACAAGTCGGGTGGGATGACCAGCCACGATGTTGTCGCCAAAGCACGGCGTGCTCTTGGGACAAGAAAAACCGGTCACGCTGGCACTCTCGACCCGATGGCAAAGGGACTGATGGTTCTTGGGGTCGGCGATGCGACTCGACTGCTCACCTACATCGTTGGCGATGACAAAGTGTATGAGGCCGAGGTCTGCCTTGGCATCGGCACCAATACCGAGGATGCAGATGGCCAGGTCACCGAAATTGCTCCGGTAGCGCAGGTTCGGGCGATCTCGTTTGCAGCGCTTGAAGACTCATTGCGCTCGTTCACCGGGGAGCTCATGCAGGTGCCGAGTGCGGTCAGCGCGATCAAAGTGAACGGCGTACGCAGCTATCAGCGCGTGCGTGACGGTGAGCAGGTGGAGCTCGCTGCGCGCCCGGTAACAATTCACGAGTTGGAATTGCTCAGCAGCACGTTTCAGCAAGACGAGCGAGCGGCAACGCTGCTCGTGCGGATTCGGGTGCGCTGCTCGTCAGGAACTTATGTGCGGGCGCTCGGCCGAGATATCGGCGCCAGCCTTGGGGTACCGGCACACCTGACGGCACTGCGCAGGCTCCGTGTCGGGCTCTATAACGTTGCCGACGCCGTCGATGTCGGTGTCGATGACCTGGCTGCTCATGTTATTCCGCTAGCCGACGCGGCAACGAGTCGGTTTCCATCCTTTGTGGCGGATGGAGGTCAGACACGTGCTCTGCGTCACGGTCAACGCATCCCGGCGCCGGACGGAACAGCGCAGGTGCATGGACCCATCGCGGCTCTCACCTCGGCAGGCGACTTGATCGGTCTCATTGAGATACGTGATGGCAAGACAGCAACTTTGATGAATGTTCCGGAGCGGACGGCATGATTACTTGGTTCACGTGGTTGCAGGCGGCGATTGCGTTGGTGGCGTGTGTCATCGCTCTGGTGGTGGCTATTCGCGGGCAGAAACCGAATGATGCCAGCGTAGGTGCGCTTGCCCTGAGTGGGATATTGCTCATCGTCCAGAGCATCATTGCGCTGCTGGCACCGCTGTGGGGCAATGCCATTAGGGGAGACGGCCTTGAGTTCTGGATGTATGTGATCGGCGCGATCATCATTGTCGTTGCTGCCGTGCTGTGGTCGTTGATTGAGCGCGAGCGATGGTCCAATGGTGTGCTGGCGATAGCCGCGTTCTCGATCGCGGTCATGGTCATTCGAATGCAGCAGGTTTGGGACGCAAACCCGCCGGTACTGGGAGCATGATGCCGGCGTCAAGAATCTTGGTCGCCGTCTACGTAATCCTCTTTCTCGGATCTACGGGCCGGAGCGTCGTACAGATCGTGCGTGATTTTGATGCCGCGCCCTTGGCATACTCACTGTCAGCTGCTGCCGCGGTGGTGTATCTCCTGGCCGGTATCGCAATTGCGCTTGCCGCACGCAGCCGGCTGTGCAGGATTCTGGCTTGGTGCTCGGTCGGGTTTGAACTGGCAGGCGTGATGATTGTCGGTGCGATGTCCTGCCTGCACCCAGAGCTATTTCCGGCCGACACCGTCTGGAGTCTTTTTGGCCGGGGCTATGTGTTTGTACCGTTGGTACTGCCCATCATGGGTATCGCCTATCTCGAGAGCCTCAGATGGTCCGCGAAAACAGCAAAGGGAAGCAGCGAGTGCGAGTAATAACCGACCCGGCGCAGTTCCCGACCGAACTGCATCCGAGTGCGATCACCATCGGCAAGTTCGATGGTGTACACCTTGGCCATGCAGCATTGATTCAGCGAATGAGCACGGTCGCCGAACGAAGCAAGCTCAGCAGAACCGTGGTGACCTTCGACCGTCATCCGATGGAGTTGTTCGCACCAGAACGGGCGCCGAAACCGATCACTTCGCTCGAATATCGTCTACAGCTATTGGCACAGCAGAACCTTGACGCGGTCGTGGTGCTGCCGTTTACACGCGAGCTTTCGGAGCTGACGCCAGACGAGTTCGTCAACGATCTTTTGCTTGAAGCGCTCGGTATGCGAGCGCTCGTGGTCGGCGATGATTTTCGATTCGGCCATCGAGGAGCCGGAAATATCGAGTTGCTTCGTTCGTGGTCGCGGCGCGGAGCATTCGAACTCGAAGTGGTGGCAGAGGTTCAGGATGCAGGAGCGGTCCGGGCATCGTCTTCTAAGCTGCGTGAGCTGCTGGAGCGAGGCGACGTAGCCGATGCCGCACGGATGCTCGGGAGGTACCACTCGGTCAGAGGAACCGTGGTGCATGGGGCAAAGCGAGGGCGAGAACTCGGGTTCCCCACCGCGAATTTATCGCCTCGGGATCTTGAGGGGTTCATCCCCGCAGATGGTGTCTATGCCGGCATTCTGCATGTCGATGGCGTCTTGTACCCGACCGCAGTGTCGATCGGTAACAACCCAACATTTGAGGATGTACCGCAACAGCAGGTTGAGGCGTACGTACTCGATATGACTATTGACCTCTACGGCAAGCTTGTTGCAATTGAGTTTGTCGAACGCGTTCGCCCGATGGCGCAATTCGATTCGCTCGAGGCGCTCATCGACGGCATGCGAGGAGATGTTGTCCGCGTTCGGGAATTGCTGAGCGCTGCTGGCTATCAGCAGACGAGTTAAATCACTCGACCAGCAATCGTTCGGGCGCCACTGAATGAAGCTAGTTTGAGCCGGCTTCTTGCTCGTCCTCGATGCTGTCTTCCTGCCTGGCTTCGAGCGCGGTCTCTAACGCTAGGCGGTCAATGCGACCAAACAGGTACATGATGATGCTGCCGCTTGTGGCATTCACCGCTGTTCCCCGGCCTATTTGCCACCTGGCGTCAACGGCACGCAGCGTCACGTCACGGGCAACCTTGCGTGTAGTGAACAGGGCAGGGATCCGGGTACGTGCAAGCGCGACGGCGCCGGTCGACCGTGGGCTTAGGCGGAGTTTGAGCCCGAGTGCTTCCGTGATGTCGTAGGCGTGGACAATTGCCTCAGTGAGTTCGATGAGTCCGGTATGTCCCTCACCCGCAAGTTTTCCGGAGGCGATGGTTCGCAGCTGTTGGATGAGGTCCTCGACGTCGGCATCAGCGATTTCACGGGCAACTTCAGCGAACTTCTGCTTGGGCTTAACGGTGGATATACCTACCCGTGCGATCGCACGGTTGCTGTTTCCTAGTCGCCAGATGATGTGTCCGACTACGTCCCGTACTCGCCAGCCCTCGCACATACTCGGTGCATTCCACTGGCTTTCGCTGCAGCGTTCAAGCAAATCTGCCAGTCGGTCGAGCGTCGTGGAGATATGCGCGCTCCAGTCGCCCGCGACACGTTTAGCCGGTCGAGAAAAAATGACCCCAGAGATGGGGTATGGGTTTCCACGCTGATCGGCCATAGGAATAGTTATACACCCACAACGCTTAGCAGGAGTGAAACGACGGATGCTCTTCGGCAAGTTTGGTGCGATGGGTGAGAAGCACGGTACGATGTTTGAAGGCATGCTGTGCGCACTGATCTGAAGGAGGCGCCGCTGCCGATTCGGCACATTCCCTTAGCGGGACGACGGTTGTGTCGCGTGGATGTTTTGTTTTGCTCATTTGTTCGGTTAAGGAGGCGCATGTCGCCTAAGACACGTCAGCGCTCGAATGGCAACGGAGGCCGCCGTCGGCGTGACTCGTTGGATAACACCGGAATCATTCCGCAATTGGCGAAGGCCGCGCGAGAGGTTGAAGGTGCCGCGAACCGTGGTCGAATCTCACCGGCCATGCGCACGAAGTTTCAAGTTGTCGCACTGCTCATGCGCGAGGAACGGGCGCGCATCAAGCTAGATGAGTCAATCGGCCAGGGCGATAAACAGGAGGCGATGAAGCGGCTGGATGGTTTGGCCGCGATTCTCGCCAAAACCGCTGCCCGCGACACCACGCTCATCCAGCTCTTGGATGCCGATGCGCCGACAACCCCACAGGCGAGGGAATTGCGCAAGCAGATGCTGTTCGCTGGTGGCGTTGAGATGGTTGTGGAAGACGAGCCCGAGCAAGAGCCGTCATCACCATCCCAACTGCCCGAACGCATCCTTGAGCGACAGGTCATGCCGGCATCGGTGAAATCAAGAGTTCGCGCGAACCCCTTCCTTTCGCCGAACCTCGCGAATCTGAAACCGGTGTCCACGCACTACTCGCGGCTGCAGAATTGGGAGCTACTCGGACCCCTGCTGAAGGCGTTTGCAACCGGTGCGGGTGGCGGCGAAGCGTGTATGACCCTGCCCGAAGTGCCCAGGTTTGATCGGGTTACACCAGCCGGTCTGGAACTCATGCCGCACCAGGCAAGGCTCGTTGAATCGGTGCGGCAGGGGAGTCGCTCGATTCTGCTTGCGGATGAGCCGGGCTTGGGTAAAACCGCGCAGTCACTATTGGCAGCTTCGGTGGCAAACGCCTACCCGTTATTGTGCGTCGTGCCCAATGTGGTGAAGACCAACTGGGCAAACGAAGTTGCCCGTTGGACACCGGGTCGACGGGCGACGGTGATTTCTGGTGACGGTAACGACATCGACGCCTACAGCGACGTGTTCATCGTGAACTACGAAATTCTCGACCGTCACATTGGCTGGCTCCAGCGGATGGGGTTGCGCGGCATGGTGGTGGATGAAGCGCACTTCATCAAAAACACCTCATCGCAGCGTTCACAGCTGGTGCTTCGGTTGGCGGCAATGATTCGTCACCGTATTCCCGGCGACCAGCCGCTGATGATGGCGCTCACCGGTACTCCGCTCATTAATGATGTCGACGACTTTAAAGCGATCTGGCAGTTCTTGGGGTGGCTTGACAAAGAGGACAAGCCAACTGATCTGCTGTTGGCTGCGCTGGACGAAACGGGCCTGGTGCCCTCGGACAGCGGCTTCGCGGCGGCGGCACGTCGCGCCGTTATTGAGTTGGGTATCGTGCGACGCCGGAAGGTTGATGTCGCGCAATCGCTGCCGTCGAAGCGCGTCATCGATATGCCGGTGGAGATCGATAGCGACGAGGCTGTTTCAATTCGCGAATCTGAGCAGAAACTCGTGGCTCGATTACTCAAGCGATATGGTCATATGCTCAATGCTGCAGGGTTGCCGGCAACCACAATTGACGAGCACCGCTTGCGAATGCTGGCACGTCAAGAAGTTGAGGAGTCCAAGGCTTCCAGCGCGGGCGGCTCGATTTTCTCGATGCTGCATCGCATCGGGCTCGCAAAAGCGCAGCTCGCAGCCGAATACACCGCTCAATTGGCGCATTCGGCAGGCAAAGTGGTGTTCTTCGCCAAACACATCGAAGTTATGGACCGAGCCGAACAGACCTTTGCGCAGGAAGGCCTGCAGACGGTTTCCATCCGTGGTGATCAGTCAGCAGCGGCGCGCGAGCGCGCGATCGAGTCGTTCCAGACCGATCCGGAGACCAAGGTCATCGTGTGCTCGCTCATGGCAGCCGGTGTCGGTCTGAACCTGCAGGTCGCAAGCGACGTGGTGCTCTCCGAACTGAGCTGGACCGCCGCCGAACAGATGCAGGCTATTGACCGCGTCCACCGCATCGGTCAGGACACACCGGTGACCGCCTGGCGAATCCTTGCGGCGCAGACCGTGGATGCGCACGTGGCGGAGCTGATCGATGAGAAGCAGGGGCTATCTGCTCGAGCACTTGACGGTTCGGATGTGGCCGAGACCAGCAGCGAGGACATCCAGGTTGAGGCGATTGTGCGGATGCTCTTGGAACACCTTCAGACAAAGTCTCTAGGCTAATAGAAGAGCTATGGCGTCATTCGATAATGAATGGCGTTCGACCTATGCTGGAAGAGTCGGCGTTGCTGCCGAAAAGTCAACGAAGGTGAGAATTACAGTGACTACTGAACAGTTCCGCATTGAGCGCGACTCCATCGGAGAGATGCAGATTCCGGCTGACGCGTACTGGGGCGTCAATACGGCTCGTGCCGTCGAAAACTTCGACATTGCGCGGCGGCAGATTAGCGTCTATCCGGACTTCATCGTCGGGTTCGCTCAGGTCAAGCAGGCTGCGGCTCGCGCCAATAAAGAAATTGGTGTCCTCGACGCGGAGCGCGCCGATCTCATCGACCGCGCCTGTGAAGACGTAATTAACGGCGAACTGCACGACCAGTTCATTGTCGGCGTCATCCAGGGTGGCGCGGGCACGAGCTCGAACATGAACGTTAACGAGGTCATCGCCAACCGTGCCCTTGAGCTCGCTGGACGCGAGTTTGGCGACTACGAGTACATCTCGCCGAACGACCACGTGAACGCCTCGCAGTCGACGAACGACGCATACCCCACGGCAGTGAAGCTTGGTCTTGTACACGCCACGCAGAACCTGCTGGCCGAGTACGAGCTGCTGCAGGACTCCTTCATGAAGAAGGCGTTTGAGTTTAAGTCGATCCTGAAGGTCGGCCGTACCCAGCTGCAGGACGCCGTGCCGATGACCATCGGCCAGGAGTTCCACGGCTGGGCAACCACGATCGGTGAGGACATCGACCGTATCCGGGATGTGCTGCCGATGGTGCTGGAGATCAACCTTGGCGCCACCGCAATCGGTACCCGAATCAACGCGCCGGAAGCATACCCCGCAGCGGTGCTCCGTCACCTGCGCGAGATCACCGGCTACTCGCAGCTGTCAACTGCAAGCGATCTCATCGAGGCCACGAGCGACACCGGTTCGTTCATGTCGCTTTCGCATGTCACCAAGCGCGGTGCAATGAAGCTCTCGAAGATCTGCAACGACCTTCGTCTGCTTTCATCGGGTCCGCAGGCTGGACTTGGCGAAATCAACCTCCCGGCCCGCCAGGCAGGTTCCTCGATCATGCCCGGTAAGGTCAACCCGGTTATCCCCGAAGCGGTTAATCAGGTGGCATTCGTAGTTGCAGGTTCAGATGTAACCGTGTCGTTCGCGTCCGAGGCCGGTCAGATGCAGCTGAACGCATTCGAGCCGGTCATGATGCACGTATTGATGCAGAACTCGACCTGGCTGCGTCGCGCTATGCGTACGCTTCGTGTGAACTGCGTTGACGGTATTACCGCGAACGCAGAGTTCACCGAGGGCCAGGTGACGGCTTCCGTTGGCGTGAGCACTGCGCTCAATCCACACATTGGTTACGCTGCCGCTTCGCGTATCGCCAAGACCGCGCTCAAGACCGGTCAGCGTGTTGCCGACATGGTCGTTGAGGAGGGCCTGCTAGATGCAGCGCGCGTTGAAGAGCTGCTGAAGCCTGAGTCGCTCGCAGGTAAGTTCCCAGAGTCCTCCGCGATCGGCAACCTCAGCAAGGAGGAAATCGCGGAGCTTGAACGCAAGATCGACTCCCTCGACCCGAAGGAACTGGGTTCACCGCTGGACTAGTCGGTCTGTCCATACCTTAGGGCCGTACGGTGTTCGTCACCGTGCGGCCCTTACTCTCGGCAGTTGCTGCACAGTACATGTTGTGTTTATGGCACGCTAGCTAGCTCGGTCGGGCTAGCTTTCCTTCTTCGCTTCGGGTCCAAACATCGAATCGCTCGGAGACTCAGCGAGGTCGGCGAGGCCCGCGTCGCGCTTCTTAGCCATGTTCACAACATCCTCAGCCTGACGCTCTCGATTGCGCGCACTCGATTCCTGCAATTGCGACTTCAGTTGTTGCGTGCCTTCGACGATCCTGTCCGGGAATTCACGCCCGGTCTCACCAACTGCC encodes:
- a CDS encoding YlxR family protein; translation: MDPVRTCIGCRSRANKAGLIRVAINGSELVIDHRGCMPGRGAWLHPTASCIETALERRQFRRAFRSGAVNEHAVHEYLKQVKVKVVDRTMDQS
- the infB gene encoding translation initiation factor IF-2; the protein is MAKPRVHEIAAEMGVESKVALKTLQEMGEFVKTASSSVEPPVARRLRDELKRRAAEQDSGGSQAAGDKAKPAAPKKATPKPSPAKAAKPAARKTAAKPAPKATPKTAGAAPSRTAAKPVATPQPPSRSAVAPTPTPKPGAAGAEAGKPGPKPGAAAKPAAPKPSTDARSTGGTAPKPGAVPKPGAAPKPGGNNIPRPRGPRPGNNPFASSQGMGRPRPGNNPFSSKQSSGQGGAPRPGGPRPGPRPGGAPRGGAPARPGQPRVLPGERPQGGGGGGRGRGGGGFGGRPGGRPGPGGRRGGTAGAFGRGGGKSKSRKSKRAKRAEFEMREAPSIGGVKVPRGSGDTKIRLRRGASISDFADKINASPGDLVTVLFHLGEMATATESLDEATFEILGEELGYKIEIVSPEDEDRELLEAFDIDLEGEEAEEDDDMLEARPPVVTVMGHVDHGKTRLLDAVRRANVQGGEAGGITQHIGAYQVWGEHEGVHRAITFLDTPGHEAFTAMRARGANVTDVAILVVAADDGIMPQTIEALNHAKAADVPIVVAVNKIDADGANPDKVRAQLTEYDLIAEEYGGDTMFVNVSAKTGDGVRDVIDAVLLTADAALELRANPNKLARGTAIEAKLDKGRGSVATVLIQSGTLRVGDSIVAGTAYGRVRAMLDENGEAVEEALPSRPVQVQGLSSVPRAGDTFIVTEDDRTARQIAEKREAAERNAQLAKARKRMSLEDFTRALEEGKVQSLNLILKGDVSGAVEALEDSLLKIEVDETVQLRIIHRAVGAISESDVNLATIDNAVIIGFNVRPDQKARVAANNEGVDIRYYSVIYDAIEDIEKSLKGMLEPEYEEVQSGVAEIREIFRSSKFGNIAGCVVASGTITRNAKARIVREGTVVADGLAIESLRRFKDDVTEVREGYECGIGLGKFNDIQVGDEIETTEMVEKPRD
- the rbfA gene encoding 30S ribosome-binding factor RbfA; this translates as MTDHARAARLAERIHVLVAKLLERGIKDPRLGFVTITDVRVTGDLQHAKVYYTVYGSEQELADSAAALKSATGRIRSEVGKNLGIRLTPTLEFVHDALPENAQQIDSLLDQARAADAKLAQERTGKQYAGEADPYRDTEADA
- a CDS encoding A/G-specific adenine glycosylase encodes the protein MATQRTASGDRIAEQHAESTRIRSLVDTACEWFRKDARPLPWREPGTSPWGILVSEILSHQTQITRVVPKWLEFMERWPRPAALAADTDAAILAFWDRLGYPRRALALRRCAITITQEYGGAVPSDPAQLRTLPGIGEYTAGAVASFAYRMRIGAVDTNVRRVLARAVCGQADAWSPSMPKDSRAMALALPETGEQAAVWNAAAMELGALICRAKAPQCEHCPIVSQCAWQRNGKPASTQRPKRASARFVGSAREARGKVMALLREMPNGVSKPAVVDVLSYQQQFDASEILSTLERDGLISTDANGHVHLGSTP
- the truB gene encoding tRNA pseudouridine(55) synthase TruB; the encoded protein is MSSVTFGPHGLLLIDKSGGMTSHDVVAKARRALGTRKTGHAGTLDPMAKGLMVLGVGDATRLLTYIVGDDKVYEAEVCLGIGTNTEDADGQVTEIAPVAQVRAISFAALEDSLRSFTGELMQVPSAVSAIKVNGVRSYQRVRDGEQVELAARPVTIHELELLSSTFQQDERAATLLVRIRVRCSSGTYVRALGRDIGASLGVPAHLTALRRLRVGLYNVADAVDVGVDDLAAHVIPLADAATSRFPSFVADGGQTRALRHGQRIPAPDGTAQVHGPIAALTSAGDLIGLIEIRDGKTATLMNVPERTA
- a CDS encoding bifunctional riboflavin kinase/FAD synthetase — protein: MRVITDPAQFPTELHPSAITIGKFDGVHLGHAALIQRMSTVAERSKLSRTVVTFDRHPMELFAPERAPKPITSLEYRLQLLAQQNLDAVVVLPFTRELSELTPDEFVNDLLLEALGMRALVVGDDFRFGHRGAGNIELLRSWSRRGAFELEVVAEVQDAGAVRASSSKLRELLERGDVADAARMLGRYHSVRGTVVHGAKRGRELGFPTANLSPRDLEGFIPADGVYAGILHVDGVLYPTAVSIGNNPTFEDVPQQQVEAYVLDMTIDLYGKLVAIEFVERVRPMAQFDSLEALIDGMRGDVVRVRELLSAAGYQQTS
- a CDS encoding maleylpyruvate isomerase family mycothiol-dependent enzyme, translated to MADQRGNPYPISGVIFSRPAKRVAGDWSAHISTTLDRLADLLERCSESQWNAPSMCEGWRVRDVVGHIIWRLGNSNRAIARVGISTVKPKQKFAEVAREIADADVEDLIQQLRTIASGKLAGEGHTGLIELTEAIVHAYDITEALGLKLRLSPRSTGAVALARTRIPALFTTRKVARDVTLRAVDARWQIGRGTAVNATSGSIIMYLFGRIDRLALETALEARQEDSIEDEQEAGSN